One genomic region from Chrysemys picta bellii isolate R12L10 chromosome 16, ASM1138683v2, whole genome shotgun sequence encodes:
- the JHY gene encoding jhy protein homolog isoform X2: MNNSLSQRVLIQPHGHHTNLKGPSLSDGNWHPSVHDSQESDSESLTQEIQYQLELQKRIYENEVLVGQSSDELENDSLDEDSLEEKSLNDSEGANYDKVQFSNGKDYGKHNESKQQPADRYCNLRYNPNWKSNKEGTKFSEVNRRHHVAEKIPQGSSQDSSYLSSKDILEENYQLVERQNASSAFDTELLSLDGQPVGISSVPFRLHTKGELSADDCQYKHSSGTYSDVFSPRSVEVQQQRAKKDFVEKNKLTLGLATQKQDSYLHLHSRKQEEVHQGQDHQNKRPQADRTKLNRVLRERSLPANDVQHPPGRLAEPRPQHHTHRNVSEFENFYMDSNSSEVLELEKDDNSSLHSWLQTNPFVGPITPFVKTSSAADWETDSNTLQNNSDLVNWNQKQISMNLASSRHHLELTMHKNATGLNLSPAYTSEENKKYQQNPRNRPPYNQQHLQNSYVLEPLPPDGYAKGHMLLNQKSIASTYNANFQESVKDQVSTQNHRKQFYIDKSHHNNFATNSLWPSQSSGQKPLAGPSPTTQLIQTMEQHHQKISQLEDTHLAERQFSGLFPPVIPRVESDSEINTERSEGKQVKISRSNSEGYLLQMEKQKQLKEKGTRKPSRPRNYMNLDVKLGGLGPDYEAVREKTEKLNKQKEYAKQVKEHNMKNVATVQKPPAKPQIKSSLSRHKALEYAKKIPKPKPFSAKRSDEEPEEEKTPAHTLKGQNLPQISSLKTLQNRHEIEKQVVAAFKTLHIL, translated from the exons ATGAATAATAGTTTATCTCAAAGAGTATTAATCCAGCCACATGGTCATCATACTAATTTAAAAGGACCATCTTTAAGTGACGGCAACTGGCATCCAAGTGTGCATGACTCTCAGGAGTCTGATTCTGAAAGCCTTACTCAAGAGATACAATATCAGTTAGAACTTCAAAAACGGATTTATGAAAATGAAGTACTGGTAGGCCAGTCTTCTGATGAGCTGGAGAATGACAGCTTAGATGAAGATAGTCTGGAGGAGAAAAGTCTGAATGATTCAGAAGGAGCAAATTATGACAAAGTACAGTTTTCAAATGGAAAAGATTATGGAAAACATAATGAAAG CAAACAGCAACCTGCGGACAGATACTGTAACCTAAGATACAATCCCAACTGGAAGAGCAATAAAGAGGGAACAAAATTTTCTGAAGTGAATAGAAGACACCACGTTGCTGAGAAAATCCCACAGGGCTCCTCTCAGGACTCATCTTACCTCTCTTCCAAGGACATCTTGGAGGAAAATTACCAGCTGGTAGAAAGACAAAATGCATCTTCTGCATTTGATACAGAATTGTTAAGCCTTGATGGTCAACCTGTTGGGATAAGCAGTGTACCTTTTAGATTGCATACAAAAGGAGAGCTATCAGCAGATGATTGTCAATACAAACACAGTTCAGGTACATACAGTGATGTTTTTTCTCCTCGATCTGTAGAAGTTCAGCAACAGAGAGCAAAAAAAGactttgtggaaaaaaataaacttACTTTGGGATTAGCTACACAAAAACAGGATTCTTATCTTCATCTGCACAGTAGAAAGCAAGAGGAAGTTCATCAAGGCCAG GATCACCAAAATAAACGACCCCAGGCAGACAGAACAAAATTAAATCGAGTGCTAAGAGAGAGATCTTTACCAGCAAATGATGTCCAGCATCCACCAGGAAGACTAGCGGAACCAAGACCTCAGCATCACACACATCGCAATGTATCAGAATTTGAGAACTTTTATATGGATTCAAACTCTTCTGAAGTGCTAGAACTTGAAAAAGATGACAATAGTTCACTGCATAGTTGGTTACAAACAAATCCCTTCGTTGGTCCAATTACTCCTTTCGTTAAGACTAGTTCAGCAGCAGATTGGGAGACAGACTCAAATACTTTACAAAATAATTCAGATCTGGTAAACTGGAATCAGAAGCAAATCTCCATGAACTTGGCTTCATCAAGGCACCATCTTGAACTAACAATGCATAAAAACGCTACTGGGTTGAATTTATCTCCAGCATATACtagtgaagaaaacaaaaaatatcagcAAAACCCCAGAAACAGACCTCCGTATAATCAGCAACATTTACAGAATAGTTATGTTTTGGAGCCTCTTCCACCTGATGGGTATGCCAAAGGTCACATGCTCCTAAACCAGAAAAGCATCGCATCTACTTACAATGCTAATTTTCAAGAATCAGTAAAAGACCAAGTTTCAACTCAGAATCATAGAAAGCAATTTTATATAGACAAGAGCCATCACAACAACTTTGCTACCAACAGCTTGTG GCCATCCCAGTCATCTGGTCAGAAGCCACTAGCAggcccttctccaaccacacaacTTATACAGACAATGGAACAACATCATCAAAAAATCTCTCAACTGGAAGACACTCACCTTGCCGAAAGGCAGTTCTCTGGCTTGTTTCCACCTGTAATCCCACGGGTAGAAAGTGACTCAGAGATTAACACAGAAAGAAGTGAAGGAAAACAAGTGAAAATTAGTCGCAGCAACTCAGAAGGGTACCTGCTGCAAATGGAAAAGCAAAAACAGCTGAAAGAGAAAGGGACTAGGAAG CCTTCTAGGCCAAGAAACTACATGAACCTGGATGTGAAGCTCGGAGGCCTTGGACCTGACTATGAAGCAGTCAGAGAGAAA ACAGAAAAGTTAAATAAGCAAAAGGAATATGCAAAGCAAGTTAAGGAGCACAACATGAAGAACGTTGCTACTGTGCAGAAACCGCCAGCAAAACCTCAGATCAAGTCATCATTATCAAGACATAAG GCTCTGGAATATGCTAAGAAGATTCCTAAACCAAAACCGTTCTCAGCAAAACGATCAGATGAAGAACCAGAAGAGGAAAAAACTCCAGCACATACTTTAAAAGGACAGAATTTACCTCAAATTTCCTCACTGAAAACTCTGCAAAACAGACATGAAATAGAGAAGCAAGTTGTGGCTGCTTTCAAAACCCTTCACATTTTATAA
- the JHY gene encoding jhy protein homolog isoform X1, producing MNNSLSQRVLIQPHGHHTNLKGPSLSDGNWHPSVHDSQESDSESLTQEIQYQLELQKRIYENEVLVGQSSDELENDSLDEDSLEEKSLNDSEGANYDKVQFSNGKDYGKHNESKQQPADRYCNLRYNPNWKSNKEGTKFSEVNRRHHVAEKIPQGSSQDSSYLSSKDILEENYQLVERQNASSAFDTELLSLDGQPVGISSVPFRLHTKGELSADDCQYKHSSGTYSDVFSPRSVEVQQQRAKKDFVEKNKLTLGLATQKQDSYLHLHSRKQEEVHQGQVSDVKTADERLIQNAIDFQSMAMDPADKWLQRSHQLKDHQNKRPQADRTKLNRVLRERSLPANDVQHPPGRLAEPRPQHHTHRNVSEFENFYMDSNSSEVLELEKDDNSSLHSWLQTNPFVGPITPFVKTSSAADWETDSNTLQNNSDLVNWNQKQISMNLASSRHHLELTMHKNATGLNLSPAYTSEENKKYQQNPRNRPPYNQQHLQNSYVLEPLPPDGYAKGHMLLNQKSIASTYNANFQESVKDQVSTQNHRKQFYIDKSHHNNFATNSLWPSQSSGQKPLAGPSPTTQLIQTMEQHHQKISQLEDTHLAERQFSGLFPPVIPRVESDSEINTERSEGKQVKISRSNSEGYLLQMEKQKQLKEKGTRKPSRPRNYMNLDVKLGGLGPDYEAVREKTEKLNKQKEYAKQVKEHNMKNVATVQKPPAKPQIKSSLSRHKALEYAKKIPKPKPFSAKRSDEEPEEEKTPAHTLKGQNLPQISSLKTLQNRHEIEKQVVAAFKTLHIL from the exons ATGAATAATAGTTTATCTCAAAGAGTATTAATCCAGCCACATGGTCATCATACTAATTTAAAAGGACCATCTTTAAGTGACGGCAACTGGCATCCAAGTGTGCATGACTCTCAGGAGTCTGATTCTGAAAGCCTTACTCAAGAGATACAATATCAGTTAGAACTTCAAAAACGGATTTATGAAAATGAAGTACTGGTAGGCCAGTCTTCTGATGAGCTGGAGAATGACAGCTTAGATGAAGATAGTCTGGAGGAGAAAAGTCTGAATGATTCAGAAGGAGCAAATTATGACAAAGTACAGTTTTCAAATGGAAAAGATTATGGAAAACATAATGAAAG CAAACAGCAACCTGCGGACAGATACTGTAACCTAAGATACAATCCCAACTGGAAGAGCAATAAAGAGGGAACAAAATTTTCTGAAGTGAATAGAAGACACCACGTTGCTGAGAAAATCCCACAGGGCTCCTCTCAGGACTCATCTTACCTCTCTTCCAAGGACATCTTGGAGGAAAATTACCAGCTGGTAGAAAGACAAAATGCATCTTCTGCATTTGATACAGAATTGTTAAGCCTTGATGGTCAACCTGTTGGGATAAGCAGTGTACCTTTTAGATTGCATACAAAAGGAGAGCTATCAGCAGATGATTGTCAATACAAACACAGTTCAGGTACATACAGTGATGTTTTTTCTCCTCGATCTGTAGAAGTTCAGCAACAGAGAGCAAAAAAAGactttgtggaaaaaaataaacttACTTTGGGATTAGCTACACAAAAACAGGATTCTTATCTTCATCTGCACAGTAGAAAGCAAGAGGAAGTTCATCAAGGCCAG GTTTCAGATGTTAAAACTGCTGATGAGAGGCTTATTCAGaatgccattgactttcaaagcATGGCCATGGATCCTGCAGACAAATGGCTCCAGAGGTCACACCAACTAAAG GATCACCAAAATAAACGACCCCAGGCAGACAGAACAAAATTAAATCGAGTGCTAAGAGAGAGATCTTTACCAGCAAATGATGTCCAGCATCCACCAGGAAGACTAGCGGAACCAAGACCTCAGCATCACACACATCGCAATGTATCAGAATTTGAGAACTTTTATATGGATTCAAACTCTTCTGAAGTGCTAGAACTTGAAAAAGATGACAATAGTTCACTGCATAGTTGGTTACAAACAAATCCCTTCGTTGGTCCAATTACTCCTTTCGTTAAGACTAGTTCAGCAGCAGATTGGGAGACAGACTCAAATACTTTACAAAATAATTCAGATCTGGTAAACTGGAATCAGAAGCAAATCTCCATGAACTTGGCTTCATCAAGGCACCATCTTGAACTAACAATGCATAAAAACGCTACTGGGTTGAATTTATCTCCAGCATATACtagtgaagaaaacaaaaaatatcagcAAAACCCCAGAAACAGACCTCCGTATAATCAGCAACATTTACAGAATAGTTATGTTTTGGAGCCTCTTCCACCTGATGGGTATGCCAAAGGTCACATGCTCCTAAACCAGAAAAGCATCGCATCTACTTACAATGCTAATTTTCAAGAATCAGTAAAAGACCAAGTTTCAACTCAGAATCATAGAAAGCAATTTTATATAGACAAGAGCCATCACAACAACTTTGCTACCAACAGCTTGTG GCCATCCCAGTCATCTGGTCAGAAGCCACTAGCAggcccttctccaaccacacaacTTATACAGACAATGGAACAACATCATCAAAAAATCTCTCAACTGGAAGACACTCACCTTGCCGAAAGGCAGTTCTCTGGCTTGTTTCCACCTGTAATCCCACGGGTAGAAAGTGACTCAGAGATTAACACAGAAAGAAGTGAAGGAAAACAAGTGAAAATTAGTCGCAGCAACTCAGAAGGGTACCTGCTGCAAATGGAAAAGCAAAAACAGCTGAAAGAGAAAGGGACTAGGAAG CCTTCTAGGCCAAGAAACTACATGAACCTGGATGTGAAGCTCGGAGGCCTTGGACCTGACTATGAAGCAGTCAGAGAGAAA ACAGAAAAGTTAAATAAGCAAAAGGAATATGCAAAGCAAGTTAAGGAGCACAACATGAAGAACGTTGCTACTGTGCAGAAACCGCCAGCAAAACCTCAGATCAAGTCATCATTATCAAGACATAAG GCTCTGGAATATGCTAAGAAGATTCCTAAACCAAAACCGTTCTCAGCAAAACGATCAGATGAAGAACCAGAAGAGGAAAAAACTCCAGCACATACTTTAAAAGGACAGAATTTACCTCAAATTTCCTCACTGAAAACTCTGCAAAACAGACATGAAATAGAGAAGCAAGTTGTGGCTGCTTTCAAAACCCTTCACATTTTATAA